In Desulfitobacterium chlororespirans DSM 11544, the following are encoded in one genomic region:
- a CDS encoding NAD(+)/NADH kinase, with protein MDRVGLWINHSKPEAITLAGQITHWFAERGWNVYTDWEKITAQGVRFLISLGGDGTLLEASREAAPYAIPVLGVNLGRLGFLCEIERNEIFDALDKITNHDYSIQERLMLTATVNDADQTFDVLNDVVFLREPSSAMVTLQANLTGETSVSYPADGLIVSTPTGSTAYALSAGGPIMSPNVEAILLTPLAAHSLSARPMVISDQENIEISLVRGEECIVSFDGYHRTAIKYGEKVVIKRASINALLIRLGKRSFPHVVREKLKDRWHE; from the coding sequence GTGGATCGAGTCGGCTTGTGGATTAATCACAGTAAACCTGAAGCTATAACCTTAGCCGGGCAGATCACCCACTGGTTTGCAGAGCGTGGGTGGAATGTTTATACTGATTGGGAAAAGATCACTGCTCAAGGTGTGCGCTTTCTCATCTCTTTAGGGGGGGACGGGACGTTGCTGGAGGCCTCCCGGGAGGCGGCTCCTTATGCTATTCCCGTTCTGGGTGTCAATCTTGGCCGCCTGGGATTTCTTTGTGAAATTGAACGAAACGAGATCTTTGATGCTTTAGACAAGATCACGAATCATGACTATAGTATTCAGGAACGGCTTATGCTCACTGCGACTGTGAATGATGCAGACCAGACTTTCGACGTATTAAACGATGTGGTCTTTTTGAGAGAGCCTTCTTCGGCTATGGTTACCTTGCAGGCTAATCTGACGGGAGAGACTTCTGTAAGCTACCCGGCCGACGGTTTGATTGTATCCACGCCTACAGGCTCTACTGCCTATGCTTTATCCGCAGGGGGACCGATTATGAGCCCTAATGTAGAGGCCATCTTGCTGACTCCTCTGGCGGCTCATTCCTTATCGGCTCGTCCGATGGTCATTTCTGATCAAGAGAATATTGAAATCAGCTTAGTCCGCGGCGAAGAGTGTATCGTCAGTTTTGACGGTTATCATCGGACGGCTATTAAATATGGGGAAAAGGTTGTTATCAAACGGGCTTCTATTAATGCCTTATTAATCCGCCTGGGGAAAAGAAGTTTTCCTCATGTGGTGCGGGAGAAATTAAAGGATCGTTGGCATGAATAA
- the dxs gene encoding 1-deoxy-D-xylulose-5-phosphate synthase, with product MGILAKIEQPRDLKGLTYPELEQLAQEIRAEMIDVVSANGGHLAPNLGVVELTLALHRVFDSPKDKIIWDVGHQSYVHKLVTGRQKEFKSLRLYKGLSGFPKRCESPHDCFETGHSSTSISAAVGFAKARDLRKEKNQVVAVIGDGAMTGGMAFEALNHAGHTKTNMIVVLNDNEMAIAQNVGAMSSYLNRLRTDPRYDRSKDEIENLLKRIPGIGSKMAKAAEKAKDSLKYLLVPGLLFEEMGFTYLGPINGHDQIALEQVFEQAKMVKEPVLVHVLTQKGRGYEPSEKNPALFHGVGPFNKVTGEVIKKPAPPTYTQVFGETLCELAEKDPRIAAITAAMPSGTGLNLFAQQFPDRFFDVGIAEQHAVTFSAALAFGGMKPVVSIYSTFYQRAYDQVLHDVCLPHANVVMAIDRAGVVGDDGPTHHGVFDISFLRVIPNLVFMAPKDENELRHMLYTSLQLDGPVALRYPRSVGQGVELTEELRELPVGKAEILQEGKDITLIGVGPMVYTCLAAAVELRHRGVEATVINLRYISPLDKESILRYARMTKRIITVEDHMLAGGMGSAVVEVLADEGLADVVVERLGYDGYVDQGAISLLHQGYGLSVVGILKAAERLKVLQRIEGRSSV from the coding sequence ATGGGAATTCTCGCAAAAATTGAGCAGCCGCGGGATTTAAAAGGACTGACTTATCCTGAGCTGGAACAGCTTGCTCAAGAAATCCGCGCCGAAATGATCGATGTGGTCTCTGCCAATGGAGGGCATTTGGCTCCTAATCTTGGCGTTGTAGAATTAACACTTGCCTTGCATCGGGTATTTGACAGCCCGAAAGATAAAATCATCTGGGATGTAGGTCATCAAAGCTATGTGCATAAACTGGTCACAGGCCGGCAAAAGGAATTTAAAAGCTTAAGGCTTTATAAAGGTCTGTCCGGTTTCCCGAAACGCTGTGAAAGCCCTCATGATTGCTTTGAAACAGGTCACTCCAGCACCTCTATTTCCGCGGCGGTGGGCTTTGCCAAAGCAAGAGATCTTCGTAAAGAGAAGAATCAAGTGGTTGCCGTCATCGGTGATGGAGCTATGACCGGAGGAATGGCTTTTGAAGCGTTGAACCACGCCGGTCATACCAAAACCAATATGATTGTGGTCCTTAATGATAATGAGATGGCCATCGCCCAGAATGTGGGGGCCATGTCTTCTTACCTTAACCGGCTGCGTACGGACCCCCGTTATGATCGTAGCAAAGATGAGATTGAGAATCTGCTCAAGAGGATTCCAGGAATCGGTTCCAAGATGGCCAAAGCAGCGGAGAAAGCCAAAGACAGCCTGAAATATCTGCTGGTGCCGGGGCTCTTGTTTGAAGAGATGGGCTTTACCTATCTTGGCCCCATCAACGGTCATGATCAAATCGCTTTGGAACAGGTTTTTGAGCAAGCCAAGATGGTGAAGGAACCTGTACTTGTTCATGTTTTGACTCAAAAAGGAAGAGGCTATGAGCCTTCAGAAAAAAATCCCGCTCTCTTTCATGGAGTGGGACCTTTCAATAAGGTGACCGGGGAAGTGATTAAAAAACCGGCTCCCCCCACCTATACCCAAGTCTTTGGCGAGACTCTGTGCGAACTTGCGGAAAAGGATCCGCGGATTGCAGCGATTACAGCGGCCATGCCCAGCGGTACCGGTCTTAATCTCTTCGCTCAGCAATTTCCTGATCGTTTCTTTGATGTAGGAATTGCGGAGCAGCATGCGGTGACCTTTTCAGCAGCCCTGGCTTTTGGGGGAATGAAGCCTGTGGTGTCGATTTATTCTACCTTTTATCAACGGGCTTACGACCAGGTTCTCCATGATGTCTGTCTGCCCCATGCCAATGTGGTCATGGCCATTGATCGGGCCGGAGTGGTTGGAGATGACGGACCAACCCACCATGGAGTTTTTGACATTTCTTTTTTAAGAGTGATACCGAATTTGGTGTTTATGGCGCCGAAGGATGAGAATGAGCTGCGCCATATGCTGTATACTTCTTTGCAGCTGGACGGACCGGTGGCCCTGCGCTATCCCCGTTCTGTGGGCCAAGGGGTGGAGCTGACTGAGGAACTGAGGGAGCTTCCCGTGGGTAAAGCCGAGATCCTTCAAGAGGGTAAGGATATTACTCTGATCGGGGTTGGCCCGATGGTGTATACCTGCCTGGCTGCGGCGGTTGAGCTTCGCCACCGGGGAGTGGAAGCGACCGTCATTAATTTGCGTTATATTAGTCCTTTGGATAAGGAGTCGATTCTTCGCTATGCCCGGATGACCAAGCGTATCATCACTGTGGAGGACCATATGCTGGCCGGCGGTATGGGAAGTGCCGTCGTGGAAGTTCTGGCGGATGAGGGACTGGCTGATGTGGTCGTCGAGCGTTTAGGCTATGACGGGTATGTGGATCAGGGAGCCATCTCTTTGCTGCATCAAGGGTATGGTTTGTCTGTTGTTGGCATACTAAAGGCAGCGGAGCGTTTAAAGGTTTTACAGCGGATTGAGGGTAGAAGCAGTGTCTAA
- a CDS encoding class I SAM-dependent methyltransferase: MNNRLQDIQGFLRTMLRASIQAGDIALDLTAGRGRDTLFLAQLVGAEGRVHAFDVQEVALQETQRLLKEQQMAERVCLYHWDHGRLLEKVQDPVQAAMFNLGYLPGHSQKITTQAASTLAALEAVLQLLRQGGVIALTVYRGHPGGLEEAAAVEEFLSCLPRRKYSVLRGEYINQLPNAPYWILVQKNKGDTE; encoded by the coding sequence ATGAATAATCGACTTCAAGATATACAAGGGTTTCTGAGGACTATGCTTAGGGCAAGCATCCAGGCGGGAGATATTGCTTTGGATCTCACAGCCGGCCGGGGACGGGATACTTTGTTTCTTGCCCAGTTGGTGGGAGCAGAAGGAAGGGTTCATGCCTTTGATGTTCAGGAGGTTGCCCTTCAGGAAACCCAACGGCTGCTCAAGGAACAGCAAATGGCAGAGCGTGTCTGTCTGTATCATTGGGATCATGGGCGGTTGCTGGAAAAAGTTCAAGACCCTGTCCAGGCAGCTATGTTTAATTTAGGATATTTGCCGGGACATAGTCAGAAGATTACCACCCAAGCCGCCTCAACCCTTGCGGCCCTGGAAGCCGTACTCCAATTGCTCCGCCAAGGCGGTGTCATCGCTCTTACGGTGTATCGCGGTCATCCCGGCGGGTTGGAGGAAGCTGCTGCAGTGGAGGAATTCTTAAGCTGTTTGCCGCGCCGAAAGTATAGTGTCTTGCGGGGAGAGTATATCAATCAACTCCCCAATGCACCGTACTGGATTTTGGTTCAGAAGAATAAGGGGGATACCGAATGA
- a CDS encoding TlyA family RNA methyltransferase, with protein MSKGKERLDSLLVKRGLSSSREKAKATIMAGLVYSQGRRLDKPGLELAEDTLLEVKGDLIPYVSRGGLKLEKALKVFPVSFAGAVVADIGASTGGFTDCALQNGAQRVYAIDVGYGQLDWKLRTDSRVVCMERVNARYLEGDSLPEQVDFVVSDVAFISVTKIFPAMLKILKEDGQIITLIKPQFEAGREHIGKKGVVKDPQVHQEVLVHVLEEAEKNGLKVKGLDFSPIRGPEGNIEYLAWLNREQGNLPWREWIPEIVQDAQRGRS; from the coding sequence GTGTCTAAAGGGAAAGAACGACTGGATAGTTTGCTGGTAAAAAGAGGATTATCCTCCAGCCGGGAAAAAGCCAAAGCCACCATCATGGCCGGGCTGGTCTACAGCCAGGGGCGGCGGCTGGATAAGCCGGGCCTGGAACTGGCTGAGGATACCCTTCTGGAAGTCAAGGGAGATCTTATACCCTATGTTTCCCGGGGCGGTCTCAAACTGGAGAAGGCCCTCAAGGTTTTTCCCGTATCCTTTGCGGGAGCCGTTGTCGCCGATATTGGCGCCTCTACGGGAGGGTTTACGGATTGTGCTTTGCAAAACGGTGCCCAGCGGGTCTATGCCATTGACGTAGGCTATGGACAGTTGGATTGGAAACTGCGTACGGATTCCCGGGTTGTCTGCATGGAACGTGTCAATGCCCGCTACCTTGAGGGGGATTCCTTGCCGGAACAGGTGGATTTTGTGGTATCTGATGTGGCTTTTATCTCCGTCACAAAGATTTTTCCGGCCATGCTGAAGATACTCAAAGAGGATGGCCAAATTATAACCTTAATCAAACCTCAGTTTGAGGCGGGGCGGGAGCATATCGGAAAAAAGGGAGTTGTCAAGGACCCGCAGGTTCATCAGGAGGTCCTGGTTCATGTCCTGGAAGAGGCGGAGAAAAATGGGCTTAAGGTTAAAGGCTTGGACTTTTCACCGATCCGCGGTCCGGAGGGAAATATTGAATATCTGGCCTGGTTAAACCGTGAACAGGGCAACTTACCTTGGCGGGAATGGATTCCTGAGATTGTACAAGATGCTCAACGAGGAAGGTCGTGA
- the spoIVB gene encoding SpoIVB peptidase has protein sequence MKTKRAMVFASVLLCTFLSLNPTLHQVAQFPVLQESSQSDFPQLTGILSSLIVTEEVKAAETDAIMAANTGKSEIVQVTYKLFGLIPFKSSAIQVMPQLKLLPGGQSIGVSLQAKGVMVVGQAAVQNQEGKLVYPAKEAGIEVGDIILKIDGREMNSDQDVANAIHRAGEKQGFSEILLNHNGQTMQKRVSTVYCPETNRHRVGLYVRNEAAGVGTLTFYDPTNHKYGALGHVINDVDTNQKIEILNGNVVASTIYAIEKGKRGHPGEKIGSFVNQSRFSGNIEKNTVSGIFGSLEGEIKNPYFQEPITVGWESEIKEGPAKIYTVLEGERIEEYDVQIERIMHNRTDSKNMVIKVTDPELIEKTGGIIQGMSGSPIVQDGKIIGAVTHVFVNDASRGYGVFIQNMLKDAEIIDKKEVA, from the coding sequence GTGAAAACGAAGAGAGCCATGGTCTTCGCCAGTGTTCTTCTCTGTACCTTTCTCAGTCTTAATCCAACACTCCATCAGGTAGCTCAGTTTCCGGTACTCCAAGAATCCAGTCAGAGCGATTTTCCCCAGCTGACAGGAATCTTGTCCAGCCTGATAGTTACAGAAGAAGTAAAAGCTGCCGAAACGGACGCGATCATGGCTGCCAACACGGGAAAGTCTGAAATTGTTCAGGTCACTTACAAACTGTTCGGACTGATTCCCTTTAAATCCAGTGCGATCCAAGTCATGCCGCAGCTGAAGCTTTTACCGGGTGGACAATCGATTGGAGTGAGCCTGCAGGCTAAAGGTGTCATGGTGGTCGGTCAAGCTGCAGTGCAGAACCAGGAGGGGAAATTAGTGTACCCGGCTAAAGAGGCGGGAATCGAAGTAGGGGATATCATCCTGAAAATTGACGGTCGCGAAATGAACAGTGATCAGGATGTAGCCAATGCCATTCATCGTGCCGGCGAAAAGCAGGGGTTCTCAGAAATTCTTTTAAATCACAATGGTCAGACTATGCAAAAGAGGGTGTCAACAGTCTATTGCCCGGAAACCAACCGCCATCGTGTGGGTCTCTATGTAAGAAATGAAGCAGCGGGTGTCGGTACCCTAACCTTCTACGACCCCACAAATCACAAATATGGAGCATTAGGTCATGTTATCAATGATGTGGATACCAACCAAAAGATTGAGATTCTTAACGGCAATGTGGTAGCTTCGACAATCTATGCTATTGAGAAAGGAAAACGGGGACATCCCGGAGAAAAGATTGGCTCATTCGTTAACCAGTCGAGATTCTCAGGTAATATCGAGAAGAATACCGTGTCCGGTATTTTTGGTTCTTTAGAGGGGGAAATCAAGAATCCTTACTTCCAGGAACCGATTACCGTAGGCTGGGAATCGGAAATTAAAGAAGGGCCTGCCAAAATCTATACTGTATTAGAGGGAGAACGAATTGAAGAGTACGATGTACAGATAGAACGGATTATGCACAATCGTACGGACAGCAAGAATATGGTCATTAAAGTAACCGATCCGGAGCTTATCGAGAAGACGGGCGGGATTATTCAGGGCATGTCAGGGAGCCCTATCGTCCAAGACGGCAAAATTATTGGAGCGGTTACTCATGTTTTTGTTAATGATGCTTCCCGTGGCTATGGTGTATTCATTCAGAATATGCTTAAGGACGCTGAAATAATCGATAAAAAAGAAGTAGCATAA
- the xseB gene encoding exodeoxyribonuclease VII small subunit, whose amino-acid sequence MEAVNKELSFEEGIEHLERIVRELEQKEVPLEQALNLFRQGIELVQKCNNQLDYAEKQMQILLENPNGELEVRPADFPVEG is encoded by the coding sequence ATGGAAGCAGTGAATAAAGAGTTATCCTTCGAAGAAGGGATCGAGCATTTAGAGCGTATTGTCCGTGAGCTTGAGCAAAAAGAGGTCCCTCTTGAGCAGGCACTGAATCTCTTTCGCCAGGGAATTGAGCTTGTTCAGAAATGCAATAACCAGCTTGATTATGCTGAAAAGCAAATGCAGATTCTCCTGGAGAATCCCAATGGGGAGTTGGAAGTACGCCCGGCCGATTTTCCTGTGGAAGGATGA
- a CDS encoding polyprenyl synthetase family protein, whose amino-acid sequence MFQKELEDYARLVDSYLAQFPWPTGTLTESMNYSLSAGGKRIRPVLALAAAHAVGGEGEDILPAVCALELIHTYSLIHDDLPAMDNDDYRRGRLANHKVFGEGQAILAGDALLTYAFELLAQPMSGVDSQRQLRAVREVAQAAGPEGMVGGQMLDLEAEEKQLNLAELERVHRLKTGAILVVAARLGAILAGGTEEKIEALTRYAQAIGLAFQIKDDILDLESDSETLGKPAHSDLRQHKSTYPSLMGLAGAKLELKIKTDEAHAALTVLGERAVFLHELADYIAQRKY is encoded by the coding sequence ATGTTTCAAAAGGAATTAGAAGATTATGCTCGATTAGTGGATTCGTATTTGGCACAATTTCCTTGGCCAACCGGCACTTTAACTGAAAGCATGAACTATTCCCTTTCTGCAGGGGGCAAACGCATTCGTCCTGTACTGGCTCTGGCGGCGGCACATGCTGTGGGAGGGGAAGGTGAAGATATCCTTCCGGCGGTCTGTGCTTTAGAGCTTATACATACCTATTCTTTGATCCATGATGATCTTCCCGCCATGGACAATGATGATTATCGGCGGGGACGTTTGGCCAATCATAAAGTTTTTGGCGAAGGGCAGGCCATTCTTGCCGGTGATGCCCTTTTAACCTATGCTTTTGAACTGCTTGCTCAGCCCATGAGTGGGGTAGATTCTCAACGTCAGTTGCGGGCTGTCAGGGAAGTTGCCCAAGCAGCGGGACCGGAGGGAATGGTCGGCGGTCAGATGCTGGATTTGGAAGCTGAAGAAAAGCAGTTGAATCTTGCTGAGCTGGAGCGGGTCCATCGCCTGAAAACCGGAGCGATATTGGTGGTTGCCGCCCGTTTAGGGGCAATTCTCGCCGGAGGAACGGAAGAGAAGATTGAAGCGTTGACCCGTTATGCTCAAGCCATCGGCCTTGCTTTCCAGATTAAGGATGATATCCTCGATCTGGAAAGTGATAGCGAGACCTTAGGTAAGCCTGCCCATAGCGATCTCCGCCAGCATAAATCCACTTATCCCTCTTTAATGGGTTTGGCAGGCGCTAAGCTGGAATTGAAGATAAAGACCGATGAGGCTCACGCCGCCTTGACGGTTTTAGGAGAGCGGGCCGTCTTTCTGCACGAATTAGCTGATTATATTGCTCAGCGAAAGTATTGA
- the xseA gene encoding exodeoxyribonuclease VII large subunit has translation MPKIWTVAELTREIGQTLNDNPDFVNCWVSGEISNYKNHRPSGHWYFTLKDEQSSMKGVMFRSRAERVRFTPQDGMKVLVRGSIRIYERDGTIQLYAEEMQPSGVGALYLAFEQLKERLGQEGLFAPERKKTIPRYPRRIGIVTSPTGAAIKDILKVMFRRNPQISWILAPAAVQGELAPKEVAQAIARLNRHSQVDVIIVGRGGGSLEELWAFNTEEVARAIAASGIPVISAVGHETDVTIADMVADLRAPTPSAAAELAVPVWRELKSDLEQLEARLHSTMSSQLQRKRQRLDSLKTIGPLSNPFWRIDQNRQRLDSLSERVEQGMTRFVSDKNGILKLLTAKLDLLSPLAILGRGYSLTYGPKGNVLRKSEDINVGQQVQVRLQQGILTCAVLAKSVDAD, from the coding sequence GTGCCTAAGATTTGGACAGTTGCCGAATTAACACGAGAAATCGGTCAGACCCTCAATGACAACCCGGATTTTGTAAATTGCTGGGTCAGCGGGGAGATTTCCAATTACAAAAACCACCGTCCCTCGGGACATTGGTATTTTACTTTAAAGGATGAGCAGTCCAGCATGAAGGGGGTTATGTTCCGCAGCCGTGCGGAACGGGTTCGCTTCACCCCTCAGGATGGGATGAAAGTGCTGGTGCGGGGAAGTATCCGCATCTATGAGCGGGATGGCACGATTCAGCTTTATGCTGAGGAGATGCAGCCCAGCGGAGTAGGTGCACTTTATTTGGCCTTCGAACAACTTAAGGAACGCTTAGGCCAGGAAGGTTTATTTGCACCGGAGCGCAAAAAAACCATCCCCCGTTACCCCCGTCGCATCGGTATTGTTACCAGTCCCACAGGGGCTGCCATTAAAGATATCCTGAAGGTCATGTTTCGTCGTAATCCGCAAATTTCCTGGATTCTGGCACCGGCCGCCGTTCAAGGAGAACTTGCTCCCAAGGAGGTGGCTCAGGCCATTGCCCGGTTGAACCGGCACTCCCAAGTGGATGTGATCATTGTCGGCCGCGGCGGCGGCTCCCTGGAGGAGCTCTGGGCCTTCAATACCGAGGAAGTGGCCCGGGCCATTGCCGCCTCCGGAATTCCGGTGATTTCTGCGGTAGGCCATGAGACTGATGTGACCATTGCGGATATGGTAGCGGATCTGCGGGCCCCCACACCTTCTGCTGCGGCTGAACTGGCTGTCCCTGTCTGGCGGGAACTGAAATCCGACCTTGAGCAGCTGGAGGCCCGGCTGCACAGCACCATGAGCTCACAGCTGCAGCGGAAAAGGCAGCGGTTGGACAGCCTAAAAACTATAGGACCTCTTTCCAATCCCTTTTGGCGTATCGATCAAAACCGCCAACGCCTGGATTCCCTCAGTGAACGTGTGGAGCAGGGCATGACTAGATTTGTTTCTGATAAAAATGGTATACTAAAGCTATTGACTGCGAAGCTGGATTTATTAAGTCCCTTAGCAATTTTGGGGAGGGGCTACTCCCTCACCTATGGTCCCAAAGGGAATGTTCTGCGCAAAAGCGAAGATATCAATGTCGGTCAGCAGGTGCAAGTGCGGCTGCAGCAGGGGATACTGACCTGTGCCGTATTAGCCAAGAGTGTTGACGCAGATTAA
- the argR gene encoding arginine repressor, whose product MKTRRQMKIQEIINNQVIHTQEELAELLRKAGFDVTQATVSRDIKEMGLIKVPTSGDDYRYAVPGTAQPLSTPDRLKRRLRETVVTVNDSENLVVLRTIPGNAQALASLIDHSNWEEVIGTVAGDDTILLVVKPAGAVPIVRERIAKLME is encoded by the coding sequence ATGAAGACCCGTCGCCAGATGAAAATCCAAGAAATTATTAATAATCAAGTGATTCATACTCAGGAAGAGCTGGCTGAGCTATTAAGGAAGGCAGGCTTTGATGTAACCCAGGCCACTGTATCCCGTGACATCAAAGAAATGGGATTAATCAAAGTTCCCACTTCAGGAGATGATTACCGGTATGCTGTTCCGGGGACGGCTCAGCCTCTCAGCACACCGGATCGACTGAAAAGGCGACTGAGAGAAACTGTGGTTACAGTGAATGACAGCGAGAATTTAGTGGTTCTGCGGACTATTCCGGGGAATGCCCAAGCTCTGGCCAGTTTAATCGATCACAGCAATTGGGAAGAAGTGATTGGAACAGTGGCAGGTGATGATACCATTCTCTTAGTGGTTAAGCCGGCCGGTGCCGTACCCATCGTCCGGGAACGCATCGCTAAGCTTATGGAATAG
- the recN gene encoding DNA repair protein RecN, with protein sequence MLTEIHVENFALMEAVQLSFSRGLTIFSGETGTGKSMLIDALGVLLGGRASTDFIRHGLEKALVEGIFEECPPEVLEGLAEAGYPIEDGQLILSREINRSGRNICRVQGRTVPLTLYRTLVQGLVDIHGQMEHQSLFNPDSHRRLLDAFGGEQQLELLKRVNQSAKNYRGLLQREQQLLRSEADRERREDILRYQIDEITAVDPQPDEEDSLLQEKKRLVNSEKIMGNITEVYSLLYEGNGQSSAFDQIGRSRKALQEILRYDEDCSTMLEPIESIYYMIEDLASQVMSYREGFDFDPGRLDQIEERLIQLQRLRKYGHTVQEVLQTKEEMLKELHTITHLQGELASLRRDKEAALRGYAEKAKELSRVREVQAQRLAEGLKKECADLGLEKSSFQVHFTALSEPQAGGAEQAEFYFTANVGEPLKPLAKVASGGEMSRLMLAMKSLLSKLESVGTFVFDEVDSGVGGRTIQKVGEKLARIAEGKQVFCITHAPQVAAFGDHHFGIQKEIINERTRTRIQYLTEDERIHELARMLGGDEEAIALEHARKLRKKIQ encoded by the coding sequence ATGTTAACAGAAATCCATGTAGAGAATTTCGCCTTGATGGAAGCCGTGCAATTATCCTTTTCCCGGGGATTAACTATTTTTTCCGGAGAAACGGGTACAGGTAAATCCATGCTTATCGATGCTCTTGGCGTATTGCTCGGAGGCAGAGCCAGCACGGACTTTATTCGTCATGGCCTGGAAAAAGCTTTGGTGGAGGGAATTTTTGAAGAATGTCCCCCGGAGGTTCTCGAAGGTCTGGCAGAAGCCGGTTATCCCATTGAGGACGGTCAGCTGATTCTTTCCCGTGAAATCAATCGCAGCGGCAGAAATATCTGCCGTGTTCAAGGAAGAACTGTTCCCTTAACTCTCTATCGAACCTTAGTTCAAGGTTTAGTGGATATCCACGGTCAAATGGAACATCAATCCCTGTTTAACCCGGACAGCCATCGCCGCTTGCTGGATGCCTTTGGGGGAGAGCAGCAACTGGAGCTTCTTAAGCGGGTGAATCAATCAGCCAAAAATTATCGCGGTCTTCTCCAGCGGGAACAGCAGCTTCTGCGCAGTGAAGCGGATAGAGAGCGGCGTGAAGATATTTTGCGCTATCAAATCGATGAGATCACCGCGGTTGATCCCCAACCGGATGAAGAGGACTCCTTATTGCAGGAAAAGAAGCGTTTGGTCAATTCGGAAAAGATTATGGGAAATATCACCGAAGTATATTCCCTTTTATATGAGGGCAATGGGCAATCCTCTGCATTTGATCAAATCGGACGGAGCAGGAAAGCCTTGCAGGAAATCCTCCGCTATGATGAGGATTGCAGCACTATGCTTGAGCCCATCGAGTCCATTTATTACATGATTGAAGATTTAGCCTCTCAAGTCATGTCTTACCGGGAAGGATTTGACTTTGACCCTGGCCGCTTAGACCAAATCGAGGAGCGTTTAATCCAATTGCAGCGCTTGCGAAAATACGGGCACACGGTCCAGGAGGTTCTCCAAACCAAAGAAGAGATGTTGAAAGAACTTCATACCATAACCCATCTTCAGGGCGAGTTGGCATCTTTGCGCCGGGATAAGGAAGCAGCCCTCCGGGGTTATGCGGAAAAAGCTAAGGAACTATCCCGGGTCCGGGAAGTTCAGGCCCAGCGGCTGGCGGAGGGTTTGAAAAAAGAATGTGCTGATTTGGGGCTGGAGAAAAGCAGTTTTCAAGTTCACTTCACTGCCCTGAGTGAACCCCAGGCAGGTGGAGCCGAACAGGCTGAATTCTATTTCACCGCCAATGTGGGTGAACCCCTTAAGCCCTTGGCCAAGGTAGCATCCGGTGGGGAAATGTCCCGCTTAATGCTGGCCATGAAAAGCTTGCTCTCCAAACTTGAAAGTGTGGGTACTTTTGTCTTTGATGAAGTGGACAGCGGTGTCGGTGGACGCACTATTCAAAAGGTGGGAGAAAAATTAGCCAGGATAGCTGAAGGCAAGCAGGTTTTTTGTATAACCCATGCTCCTCAAGTGGCCGCTTTTGGGGATCATCATTTTGGTATCCAAAAAGAAATTATTAATGAAAGAACACGAACCCGCATTCAATATTTGACAGAAGATGAGAGGATCCATGAATTAGCCCGCATGCTGGGCGGCGATGAAGAAGCGATCGCCTTGGAGCATGCACGCAAACTTAGGAAAAAAATTCAATAA
- a CDS encoding divergent PAP2 family protein, whose amino-acid sequence MSVLSGILDNYILISAMIAWLIAQTLKLIINFSIHRTFDVAFLFSSGGFPSSHSATVSALAIGVGKYYGWSSPIFAIAAIFGMIVMYDAAGVRRAAGKQAEVINQLVEGLYQQMTHLSQERLKELIGHTPFEVFAGAIVGIIVGVLM is encoded by the coding sequence ATGAGCGTACTATCAGGAATTCTGGATAACTACATACTGATCTCTGCTATGATAGCCTGGCTTATTGCTCAGACATTGAAACTGATCATCAATTTTTCCATCCATAGAACCTTTGATGTGGCTTTCCTTTTTAGCTCAGGAGGGTTTCCCAGTTCCCATTCCGCCACCGTGAGTGCTCTGGCCATTGGCGTTGGGAAATACTATGGATGGAGTTCGCCGATTTTCGCCATTGCTGCGATTTTCGGCATGATTGTCATGTACGATGCGGCCGGAGTGCGACGGGCAGCCGGCAAGCAAGCGGAAGTGATCAATCAATTGGTAGAGGGACTTTATCAGCAAATGACCCATCTGTCCCAGGAACGCCTTAAGGAGTTAATCGGCCATACACCCTTTGAAGTCTTTGCCGGGGCGATTGTCGGTATTATTGTTGGGGTGCTGATGTAA